In Pelosinus sp. UFO1, one genomic interval encodes:
- a CDS encoding Crp/Fnr family transcriptional regulator, translated as MLGIYDVTSFNELTLSAPVRQMLQHMPEAIRNAASRVTLRKDSILVKANDPSDYVYLVLSGRMEALAEYSSGINYSFTEFTAFDIIGEMEAITGDSHYAVTIKAQTTCKTIRMSKETFLDWMRQSPDASFTLCQLVTKKLFSQIKTDRNFLFLDAIDRFVLHLIACYQKRSVDSTLFLKSTRQQIADEIGFCTKTVNRCVKRLSQKGYLTLERNKIVVNKEQYEKLTALNIRQSN; from the coding sequence ATGCTTGGAATATACGATGTTACTTCATTCAATGAATTAACCCTCTCCGCCCCAGTCAGACAGATGCTACAGCATATGCCTGAGGCAATACGCAATGCCGCGTCTCGGGTGACACTACGAAAAGATTCTATTCTTGTGAAAGCGAATGATCCTAGTGACTATGTCTATCTAGTACTGAGCGGACGTATGGAAGCTCTAGCTGAATATTCTTCTGGCATCAACTATTCCTTTACAGAGTTTACTGCCTTCGATATTATCGGTGAGATGGAGGCCATCACGGGTGATTCTCACTACGCCGTTACGATAAAAGCCCAAACTACTTGCAAGACCATTCGTATGTCTAAGGAAACATTTCTAGACTGGATGCGGCAAAGTCCTGATGCCTCATTTACGCTTTGTCAATTGGTTACAAAAAAACTTTTCTCTCAAATTAAAACTGACCGCAACTTTTTATTTTTGGATGCCATTGACCGCTTTGTTTTGCATTTGATTGCTTGTTACCAAAAGCGCAGCGTTGATTCCACACTTTTTTTGAAATCAACCCGTCAGCAAATTGCTGATGAAATCGGTTTTTGTACCAAAACCGTCAATCGATGCGTCAAGCGGCTATCACAAAAAGGGTACCTCACTTTGGAACGCAACAAAATTGTCGTAAATAAAGAACAATATGAAAAACTAACTGCTCTGAATATAAGACAAAGTAACTAA
- a CDS encoding DUF2935 domain-containing protein, with product MDIFCRDVKPYECLNLRRVQFWLRIMKEHALFMKLGFACSNVELIRQAEEFYNVFEDLEKKSCMIKCDEEFMDFVCRITVAVKNIFAFKRHVLHLIIECEIGGSNYPLLIDHISREAMYFLKLLEKIKDGDMKCPVDSIVSDNVFWLRHMADHARFIAGLLDPSERGFVEQANDFAVKFEQLQLQARDLDSMLWHFRPNNDLVRFEMDATNATVQIRDFKKAARDLISCCKVVSLIPPLLADHVLREAEYFLEILDLIREDLQDMKEQPIVTCDY from the coding sequence ATGGACATATTTTGTCGGGACGTAAAACCCTATGAGTGTCTAAATTTAAGACGGGTTCAGTTTTGGCTTAGAATTATGAAAGAGCATGCATTATTCATGAAGCTTGGATTTGCATGTTCCAACGTTGAGCTTATCCGCCAAGCTGAAGAGTTTTATAATGTTTTCGAAGACCTGGAAAAAAAGTCATGTATGATAAAGTGTGACGAAGAATTCATGGATTTCGTCTGTCGGATTACGGTTGCAGTTAAGAATATTTTCGCTTTTAAACGTCATGTTTTACATTTAATTATCGAATGTGAAATTGGCGGATCTAATTATCCCCTCTTAATCGATCATATTTCCCGTGAGGCTATGTATTTTCTAAAGCTTCTTGAAAAGATTAAGGATGGAGATATGAAATGCCCTGTTGACTCAATCGTGAGTGATAATGTTTTTTGGCTCAGACATATGGCGGATCATGCTAGATTTATTGCTGGGCTACTCGATCCGTCTGAGCGAGGTTTTGTTGAGCAAGCGAATGATTTTGCGGTCAAGTTTGAGCAGCTACAGCTGCAAGCGCGTGACCTTGATAGTATGTTATGGCACTTCCGCCCTAATAATGATCTTGTTCGGTTTGAGATGGATGCAACGAACGCAACGGTACAAATTCGTGATTTTAAAAAGGCAGCGCGTGATTTAATTTCATGTTGTAAAGTAGTCTCCTTGATTCCACCGTTACTAGCAGATCATGTTCTCAGGGAAGCGGAATACTTTTTAGAAATTCTTGACCTAATTAGAGAAGATCTTCAAGATATGAAAGAGCAGCCAATCGTTACATGTGATTATTAA
- a CDS encoding lactate utilization protein, whose protein sequence is MNMEIHNWHKETLGEKVVEAFKKNDFNAVYFPTAEEAAAFIMEHVKPETKVGFGGSMTINNMGIQDKVEAAGGTVLDHGAPGLTLEEKISIARKEMLSDLYLCSSNAITLDGMLVNIDGMGNRVAAMTFGPKKVIVVAGINKICKDEKAAFERLEGIAAPMNNKRLGIPNPCTKTGTCMNCQSKSRICRAYSVLRKKPMVTDITVVVIGENVGY, encoded by the coding sequence ATGAATATGGAAATACACAATTGGCATAAGGAAACACTTGGTGAGAAGGTAGTAGAGGCTTTCAAAAAAAATGATTTCAACGCAGTATACTTTCCAACTGCTGAGGAGGCAGCTGCTTTTATTATGGAGCACGTAAAACCTGAAACTAAAGTGGGTTTTGGTGGGTCTATGACAATAAATAATATGGGGATTCAAGATAAGGTCGAGGCTGCTGGTGGTACGGTTTTGGATCATGGAGCGCCGGGCCTTACCTTGGAAGAAAAAATATCGATTGCAAGAAAAGAAATGTTAAGTGACTTATATTTATGTAGTAGCAATGCAATTACGTTAGATGGCATGCTTGTTAATATAGATGGCATGGGAAATAGGGTAGCAGCAATGACTTTTGGCCCTAAAAAGGTAATCGTAGTAGCTGGCATTAATAAAATATGCAAAGATGAAAAAGCTGCCTTTGAAAGATTAGAAGGCATCGCAGCACCGATGAATAATAAAAGATTGGGCATTCCAAATCCATGCACGAAAACAGGTACCTGTATGAATTGTCAATCTAAAAGCAGAATATGCAGGGCATATTCCGTATTAAGAAAAAAACCAATGGTGACAGATATAACTGTAGTAGTTATTGGAGAAAATGTGGGATACTAG
- a CDS encoding MBL fold metallo-hydrolase, which produces MKLTVLVDNNTIIDRYFHGEPGVSYFIECDGRKYLFDTGYSDIFLRNAIKMGINLLGLDAVVISHGHNDHTWGLGELVKLYTEAACEGHECKKTMIIAHPDAFLDKNIDGLDIGSMMSVNQLKKSFSLKLSKEPVWLTNKLMFLGEIERNNSFEAKVPIGKTLRNNTLEDDYVLDDSALVYTSEKGLVIITGCSHAGVCNIIEYAKKVCNEERVYDVIGGFHLLNPSQHKLENTVEYLKKCQTATIHACHCTDLRSKICLAQAMNIEDVGVGLELDYR; this is translated from the coding sequence ATGAAACTAACAGTTTTAGTCGATAATAATACTATAATTGATAGATATTTTCATGGTGAACCAGGAGTATCTTATTTCATCGAGTGCGATGGCAGAAAATACTTGTTTGATACTGGATATTCCGACATATTTTTGAGGAATGCCATTAAAATGGGTATTAACTTATTAGGGTTGGATGCTGTAGTTATTTCACACGGTCACAATGACCATACTTGGGGACTTGGTGAGTTAGTTAAACTATACACGGAGGCTGCATGTGAAGGGCATGAGTGCAAAAAAACTATGATAATCGCTCATCCAGATGCTTTTTTAGATAAAAATATTGATGGGCTTGATATAGGGTCAATGATGTCTGTAAACCAACTTAAAAAATCATTTTCATTAAAACTAAGTAAAGAGCCTGTGTGGCTCACCAATAAACTTATGTTTTTAGGGGAAATCGAAAGAAATAATTCTTTTGAAGCTAAAGTTCCCATTGGCAAAACCCTAAGGAATAATACATTGGAAGATGATTATGTGCTTGATGATTCTGCTCTGGTGTATACATCGGAAAAGGGTTTGGTAATCATAACGGGATGCTCCCATGCTGGAGTTTGTAATATTATTGAATATGCTAAAAAGGTGTGTAATGAGGAAAGAGTATATGATGTTATTGGCGGATTTCACCTGCTGAATCCCTCCCAACATAAATTAGAGAATACCGTTGAATATCTTAAAAAATGTCAAACTGCTACTATCCATGCCTGCCATTGCACCGATTTACGTTCAAAAATATGTTTAGCCCAGGCGATGAATATTGAAGATGTTGGTGTAGGGCTAGAATTGGACTATAGGTGA
- a CDS encoding SAM-dependent methyltransferase, protein MSKPIKTKVSITAQGTCLMRAISYYEKDPCYKSEDFIASAILPSFLTTTAKCNFSRAILKKVFFKVPGIYEYVISRTHFIDAIFKNELSGVEQVLIFGAGFDSRAIRFEKELKNSKVFEIDASPTQQAKRTTFAERNMEFPTNLKFVSLDLTQEMLLEKLEEAGFEKNRKCLFLLEGLTYYLPQDTIVSMFNFISSYAAKGSQLIFDYAFTSTLNQESNSANTKKHYQTLVKAGEKPGFVLAGEIRDFLEKYSFEVMEELDSVKLAKKYFNTNDFQPAAQKFKLVRAVK, encoded by the coding sequence ATGAGTAAACCAATTAAAACAAAAGTATCCATAACTGCACAGGGAACTTGCCTGATGCGGGCTATTTCTTACTATGAAAAAGATCCATGTTACAAAAGTGAAGATTTCATCGCTTCAGCCATTCTACCATCATTTCTTACGACAACGGCCAAATGCAATTTTTCACGAGCTATTTTAAAGAAAGTATTTTTTAAAGTTCCTGGTATTTATGAGTATGTCATTTCAAGGACCCACTTTATTGATGCGATATTTAAAAATGAGTTAAGCGGCGTAGAACAAGTATTAATATTTGGAGCCGGATTTGATTCGCGGGCTATACGATTTGAAAAAGAATTGAAAAATAGTAAAGTATTTGAAATTGATGCGTCGCCCACCCAGCAGGCAAAAAGAACTACATTTGCGGAAAGAAACATGGAATTTCCAACAAATCTGAAGTTTGTTTCACTAGATCTTACCCAGGAAATGTTATTGGAAAAATTAGAGGAAGCGGGATTTGAAAAAAATCGCAAATGTCTTTTTTTATTAGAAGGGCTGACATACTATCTTCCTCAAGATACGATTGTTAGTATGTTTAATTTCATAAGCAGCTATGCTGCAAAAGGAAGCCAACTAATTTTTGATTATGCCTTTACTTCAACGCTTAATCAAGAGAGTAATTCCGCCAATACGAAAAAACATTACCAAACTCTTGTCAAAGCAGGTGAAAAGCCTGGGTTTGTACTTGCGGGAGAGATAAGGGATTTTTTAGAAAAATATAGTTTTGAAGTAATGGAAGAATTAGATTCGGTTAAATTAGCAAAAAAATATTTTAATACTAATGATTTTCAACCAGCTGCGCAAAAATTCAAACTTGTCAGGGCAGTCAAATAG
- a CDS encoding TetR/AcrR family transcriptional regulator: MSSKTRDKIIKVALTLFANDGYDATSMEKIATGVGIKKSSIYTFIASKEALFWEIYQDVEASYHNYMAQLLVDSASMAPDKRLYYLFKHYLLGNQNVSREEDIAERTFWIRIMFFPPAVIKERLLSTALQHERELGEKYQEIIREGIRQGVFRKAPVEEILLSYYSLRQGLYALMSVYMTDMPQKQKLEQIETVWNNYWHGIKVR, from the coding sequence GTGAGTAGTAAAACTAGAGATAAAATAATAAAAGTTGCACTGACCCTATTTGCTAATGATGGATATGATGCAACCAGTATGGAGAAAATTGCGACCGGAGTAGGGATTAAGAAATCATCTATATATACATTTATAGCTAGTAAAGAAGCACTCTTTTGGGAAATTTATCAAGATGTTGAGGCGTCCTATCATAACTATATGGCGCAGTTGCTGGTAGATTCAGCAAGTATGGCACCCGATAAAAGGCTGTATTATCTCTTTAAACATTATTTACTTGGTAATCAGAATGTTTCTAGAGAAGAGGATATAGCGGAGAGAACTTTTTGGATTCGTATTATGTTTTTTCCTCCAGCAGTGATCAAAGAGAGGTTGCTCAGTACAGCGTTACAACATGAGAGGGAACTTGGTGAGAAGTATCAAGAAATAATCAGAGAGGGTATTCGTCAAGGAGTATTTCGGAAAGCCCCGGTGGAAGAAATCTTGCTCTCTTACTATAGTCTAAGGCAAGGGCTGTATGCTCTTATGAGTGTGTATATGACGGATATGCCGCAAAAGCAAAAGCTTGAGCAAATTGAAACGGTTTGGAATAATTATTGGCACGGAATAAAAGTAAGATAG
- a CDS encoding DNA-3-methyladenine glycosylase, with protein MEIFQYGQREIEYLKKKDKKLAEAIDRIGFITREVIPDLFAALVNSIVGQQISMKAADTVWARMQERFSEITPESIALKTTEEVQQCGMTMKKAIYIKNIADAVLSGEFKITELYELPDDEVCKRLSALNGIGVWTAQMLMTFCLQRPNIVSWDDLAIRRGMMMLYHHRKLDKVMFEKYRRRYSPYGTVAALYLWEISVGK; from the coding sequence ATGGAGATTTTTCAGTATGGGCAAAGGGAAATTGAGTACTTAAAAAAGAAAGATAAAAAACTAGCAGAAGCAATTGATCGTATTGGATTTATCACACGCGAAGTGATTCCGGATTTATTTGCTGCACTTGTCAACAGTATTGTTGGCCAGCAGATATCTATGAAAGCTGCCGATACTGTGTGGGCGCGTATGCAGGAGCGTTTCTCTGAAATTACACCGGAAAGTATTGCCTTAAAAACAACGGAAGAAGTACAGCAATGTGGTATGACCATGAAAAAGGCGATTTATATCAAAAATATTGCCGATGCCGTACTCAGCGGTGAGTTTAAAATCACGGAACTTTACGAATTGCCGGATGATGAAGTATGCAAACGGCTGTCCGCTCTCAACGGTATCGGAGTGTGGACAGCACAAATGCTGATGACGTTTTGTTTGCAACGTCCGAATATTGTAAGTTGGGATGACCTTGCGATTCGGCGTGGCATGATGATGCTTTACCACCACAGGAAGCTTGATAAGGTAATGTTTGAGAAATATAGAAGGCGTTATTCACCTTATGGAACCGTTGCAGCACTCTACCTTTGGGAAATCTCAGTTGGGAAGTAA
- a CDS encoding deoxyribonuclease IV, producing the protein MLNIGCHLSVSKGYRHMGKEALSIGANTFQFFTRNPRGSKAKKIDEQDVASLLQLLKENKFATLLAHAPYTLNACSADPGLREFAGKVFAEDLANLEYLPGNFYNFHPGSHVGQGVEVGINFIADMLNEILRPEQNTRVLLETMAGKGSEVGRSFEELRAILDKVELSEKMGVCLDTCHVFDAGYDIVNNLDGVLEQFDQVIGLDKLYAIHLNDSLNQLESHKDRHACIGTGNIGLEPIVRIINHPQLCNLPFFLETPNELPGYAAEIKLLREAYQE; encoded by the coding sequence ATGTTAAATATTGGCTGCCATTTATCCGTATCGAAGGGTTATAGGCATATGGGGAAAGAGGCTCTTTCGATTGGGGCGAATACGTTTCAATTTTTTACTCGTAATCCACGGGGCAGTAAGGCAAAGAAAATAGATGAACAAGACGTGGCATCACTGCTACAGTTGTTAAAAGAAAATAAGTTTGCAACGCTTTTGGCACATGCGCCGTATACACTGAACGCCTGCTCTGCTGATCCGGGTTTGCGGGAATTCGCCGGAAAGGTTTTTGCAGAGGATCTCGCTAATTTGGAATATTTACCGGGAAATTTCTACAATTTTCATCCGGGAAGTCATGTGGGACAAGGGGTGGAAGTTGGCATCAATTTCATAGCCGATATGCTCAATGAAATTCTGCGCCCAGAGCAAAATACAAGAGTGTTGCTTGAAACAATGGCAGGTAAGGGCAGCGAAGTTGGCCGCAGCTTTGAAGAGCTCCGTGCTATTCTTGATAAGGTAGAGTTGAGTGAGAAAATGGGTGTATGCCTTGATACCTGCCATGTGTTTGACGCAGGATATGACATCGTGAACAACCTTGATGGTGTGCTTGAACAGTTTGACCAAGTAATTGGTCTTGATAAGCTTTATGCCATTCATCTCAATGACAGTCTAAACCAACTGGAAAGCCACAAAGACCGCCATGCCTGTATTGGGACAGGTAACATTGGTTTAGAACCAATTGTTCGTATCATTAATCATCCTCAACTGTGCAATTTGCCCTTCTTCTTAGAAACGCCTAATGAGCTTCCTGGTTATGCCGCAGAAATAAAGCTACTAAGAGAAGCTTATCAAGAATAA
- a CDS encoding flavin reductase family protein: MTTFSEIKPEEFDHSPFKLIGKDWMLITAEKEGKLNTMTASWGGFGVMWAKNVAYIVIRPQRYTKEFIDTSDTFSLTFFDESFRKTLSYLGTKSGRDEDKIEKSNLTVLHTDTIPYFEEANIAILCKKLYAQEYKPECFVAQELNEQWYPDVDHHTLYIAEVTKILVRR; the protein is encoded by the coding sequence ATGACTACATTTAGTGAAATTAAGCCCGAAGAATTTGATCATAGCCCATTTAAATTGATAGGTAAGGACTGGATGCTCATTACTGCTGAGAAGGAAGGCAAATTGAACACCATGACTGCATCTTGGGGGGGATTTGGTGTAATGTGGGCAAAAAATGTCGCCTATATTGTGATCCGTCCCCAACGCTACACGAAAGAATTCATAGATACATCAGACACATTTTCACTCACTTTTTTTGATGAAAGTTTTAGAAAAACATTAAGTTATCTTGGAACAAAATCTGGTAGAGATGAAGACAAAATTGAAAAATCCAATCTAACCGTTCTTCACACCGATACTATTCCATATTTTGAAGAAGCAAATATAGCCATTCTTTGCAAAAAACTGTATGCGCAAGAGTATAAACCTGAGTGCTTCGTGGCCCAAGAACTTAACGAACAATGGTATCCTGATGTTGATCATCATACCTTATATATTGCAGAAGTTACCAAAATTCTTGTTAGAAGGTAA
- a CDS encoding glycoside hydrolase family 9 protein, giving the protein MKNFFYKMLGFATFTLFVLLTACPVFADTSNATDGKIHVDQVGYLPDYPKVAIVIATKSSNEFQIINADTNEIVYKGVLSAPRKDISSGDVVRKADFSAVTTPGTYVVKVTGIGSSYKFEINDNIYYIPLVHTLRTYTLARSNIAMNDPITGLKHAMDHEKATVAKVFFSDGISTKGDVVDVTGGWYDAGDYGKYVPTGGITVANILLAYEAQPEKFKKGQMFFPEGIAVDEAAPDMPDVLVEMKCELDWLLKMQRHDGAVYLKTSGSYWSDLNTRPEDEKYPQYVYGLATYNTALFGATNAMASRIYQKYDPQYAAKLLDASKKAFAFLSNHPEPMFRSDPGQNSGSGPYEKTVENEHHLWLAAVKAGYPNLTLTGDIEERIWLAAELFKTTGDKQYEEYLKNNFSKVIVIKPKAFSWTNSLALGQWAYVTNPDADESLKIQVKQAFLSYADSTLKQIEADGYSCSLGKNEYTWASNKVAMSKANMLVLAYQLDPKKSYLNAALDQVHYALGRNTNGVCYLTGSGTNPTQNVHNRIRVSTGIYIPGWLTGGPNSWPGGDPVQAQLLAKGNVPPAKTYIDVSESYSTNENAIDFTAAIVYLLAYFSTPNDNLTPEDIKVPAARTR; this is encoded by the coding sequence ATGAAAAATTTTTTTTATAAAATGTTAGGCTTTGCTACCTTTACTCTTTTTGTGTTACTCACAGCATGTCCTGTATTTGCTGATACTAGTAACGCTACAGATGGTAAAATTCATGTAGACCAAGTAGGCTATTTGCCAGATTACCCTAAAGTTGCCATTGTTATAGCAACTAAGAGCAGCAATGAGTTTCAAATCATTAATGCAGATACGAATGAGATTGTTTATAAAGGTGTTTTATCCGCCCCACGAAAGGACATCTCCTCTGGGGATGTGGTAAGGAAAGCCGATTTTTCAGCAGTAACCACGCCTGGCACCTATGTAGTGAAAGTGACTGGAATAGGCAGTTCTTATAAGTTTGAAATTAATGATAATATCTATTACATACCACTGGTTCATACACTGCGTACTTATACGTTAGCACGGAGTAATATTGCAATGAATGATCCTATCACCGGTCTAAAGCATGCCATGGATCACGAGAAAGCAACAGTTGCTAAAGTATTCTTCTCTGATGGTATTAGCACCAAAGGTGACGTTGTGGATGTTACTGGAGGTTGGTATGATGCCGGTGATTATGGCAAATATGTACCAACAGGCGGAATTACTGTTGCCAATATTTTATTGGCTTATGAAGCCCAACCAGAAAAATTTAAAAAAGGACAGATGTTCTTCCCCGAGGGGATTGCCGTAGATGAAGCAGCTCCTGATATGCCTGACGTATTAGTAGAAATGAAGTGTGAACTGGATTGGCTGCTTAAAATGCAGCGTCATGATGGCGCTGTTTACCTTAAAACGTCTGGATCTTATTGGTCGGATTTAAACACTAGACCGGAAGATGAAAAATATCCTCAGTATGTCTATGGGCTTGCAACATATAATACAGCTCTGTTTGGCGCGACTAATGCTATGGCATCCCGAATCTATCAAAAATATGATCCTCAATATGCCGCCAAGCTCTTAGATGCTTCCAAAAAAGCATTTGCTTTTTTAAGCAATCATCCTGAGCCTATGTTCCGTTCTGATCCTGGTCAGAATAGTGGTTCGGGACCATACGAAAAAACAGTTGAAAATGAACATCATTTATGGCTTGCAGCCGTAAAAGCAGGGTATCCTAACCTTACTCTAACAGGCGATATAGAAGAGCGTATTTGGCTCGCCGCTGAATTATTTAAGACTACGGGCGATAAGCAATACGAAGAATATTTAAAGAATAACTTTTCCAAGGTAATTGTTATTAAACCGAAAGCCTTTAGCTGGACAAATTCATTAGCCTTAGGACAATGGGCATATGTGACCAATCCTGATGCAGACGAAAGTCTAAAAATACAAGTTAAACAAGCGTTTCTTAGCTATGCCGATAGTACATTAAAACAAATTGAAGCCGATGGTTACAGTTGTTCACTCGGCAAAAATGAATATACTTGGGCATCTAATAAAGTAGCCATGAGCAAAGCTAATATGCTGGTCTTAGCTTATCAACTTGATCCAAAAAAATCCTATTTAAATGCTGCCCTAGACCAAGTACATTATGCCTTAGGCAGAAATACTAACGGAGTTTGTTATTTGACTGGTTCTGGCACCAATCCTACACAAAACGTACACAATCGAATACGGGTAAGTACTGGAATTTACATTCCAGGTTGGCTAACTGGCGGACCCAATAGCTGGCCAGGTGGTGATCCAGTGCAAGCTCAATTGCTTGCAAAGGGCAACGTCCCTCCCGCAAAAACTTATATTGATGTGAGTGAATCCTATTCTACGAATGAAAATGCCATTGATTTTACAGCAGCTATCGTGTATCTGCTAGCCTATTTTTCCACGCCAAATGACAATTTGACGCCAGAAGATATTAAAGTTCCAGCTGCGCGCACGCGCTAA
- a CDS encoding carbohydrate binding domain-containing protein yields MKKSLVITLVFLFVVGLFTTALAAEKFEVKGQGSADNNYINYFAKQKPFNDGASTITQTVGADGALTIKYLLQPKGWLGATCDQFQEDWSAFTGLQFKVAGGTKAKIRLELYDANGVSYEAIFIDDSTKGKLVAIPFSSFKTRTDYQPAGVDPDQPFSLVPVKTLNISPLEGKGTIIFSEMRLYK; encoded by the coding sequence ATGAAAAAATCTTTGGTAATAACGTTAGTGTTCTTGTTTGTGGTTGGTCTTTTCACTACTGCCCTTGCTGCTGAAAAATTTGAGGTAAAAGGCCAAGGCAGTGCGGACAACAACTATATTAATTATTTCGCTAAGCAAAAACCATTTAACGACGGTGCATCTACAATAACACAAACAGTTGGTGCCGATGGTGCATTAACAATAAAGTATTTGTTGCAGCCAAAAGGCTGGCTTGGTGCGACCTGTGATCAGTTCCAAGAAGATTGGTCTGCTTTCACCGGTTTACAGTTTAAGGTAGCAGGCGGAACAAAAGCTAAAATTAGATTGGAACTATATGATGCTAATGGGGTGTCTTATGAAGCCATATTTATCGATGACTCAACTAAAGGAAAGCTCGTTGCCATCCCGTTTAGCAGCTTCAAAACTAGAACAGACTATCAACCCGCGGGTGTAGATCCCGACCAACCGTTTTCCTTGGTTCCTGTAAAAACTTTAAATATCTCACCCCTTGAAGGAAAAGGAACCATCATCTTTTCAGAAATGAGACTTTATAAATAA
- a CDS encoding methyltransferase, translated as MPNLKNPMAPQELLVAGAALKVGIFDALRDKPTSLEDLASNLSMDRRALWTVMEALISLGYVNRNGETLKVTPETNDLFFNEDSENYLGNSLIHTFNVIKAWTHLPEILKSGQPYKYERDQQDIKGFMSAMKKTAKEIAQQLVTISLDGLPEKARVLDLGGGPLNYARPFADAGAEVTVQDIPEVCAIMEPTLLPGEKINFVPGDFTEEVFPGQFDLVFLGNICHIYGEEENILLFKRVHDSLQKGGRIAILDFVRGISPRAELFGVNMLANTKTGGTWTLDQYTNWLKAAGFSQVKMHDIDGRQIITATRGA; from the coding sequence ATGCCAAATCTAAAAAATCCTATGGCCCCTCAAGAATTACTGGTGGCAGGGGCAGCCTTAAAAGTGGGGATCTTCGATGCCTTACGGGATAAGCCTACTAGTCTGGAGGACTTGGCTAGTAACCTATCCATGGATCGCCGAGCTCTTTGGACAGTGATGGAAGCACTTATTTCGCTAGGCTACGTTAATCGCAATGGTGAAACTTTAAAAGTGACACCAGAAACGAATGATTTATTTTTTAATGAAGACAGTGAAAACTATCTGGGTAACTCTTTGATTCACACTTTTAATGTTATTAAGGCCTGGACCCATCTACCTGAGATCTTAAAGTCGGGTCAACCATACAAATATGAACGTGACCAGCAAGATATTAAGGGTTTTATGAGTGCAATGAAGAAAACAGCTAAGGAAATCGCTCAGCAATTAGTAACTATTTCTCTGGATGGCTTGCCAGAAAAAGCGAGGGTTCTTGATTTAGGCGGAGGTCCTCTGAATTATGCTAGGCCATTCGCTGATGCTGGAGCTGAAGTTACAGTTCAAGATATACCAGAAGTTTGCGCCATAATGGAACCAACTTTACTACCTGGGGAAAAGATTAATTTTGTGCCAGGTGATTTTACTGAGGAAGTTTTTCCAGGACAGTTTGATCTGGTTTTTCTGGGTAACATTTGCCATATCTACGGAGAAGAAGAAAACATTCTCCTGTTTAAGAGAGTGCATGATTCCTTGCAGAAGGGGGGACGTATAGCCATTTTAGATTTTGTTAGGGGAATCAGTCCAAGAGCGGAACTCTTTGGCGTAAATATGCTGGCGAACACCAAGACAGGCGGTACTTGGACTTTGGATCAATATACCAACTGGCTGAAAGCAGCAGGATTTTCTCAGGTAAAAATGCATGATATTGACGGCAGACAAATTATAACCGCCACAAGAGGAGCCTAA